AGTTGTGAGCCGTCGGCGTCCGGGTCGCCCTCGCGGTAGCCGACGAGGAGGTTCACCACGACGGCGGTGACCGCGGTCGCGGCGACGAACACCCAGAACGCCGCGCTCGCCGCGGCCCCGAGGTTCCGGCTGACGGTGTACAGCGTGGCGCCCGCGAGGAAGGCGATCGCGAACGGCGCGACGAACGCGGCGTCCCCCCAGTCGCCGCCGGCGTTGCGGTACTCGACGGCGTAGCCCCAGACGTTGCCGACGGTGAACTGGAAGATCACGAGCCAGAACAGGCCGACGAGGACGGCGAAGAGCGGGCGAGCACCGTCCATGAGTCGGGTGCCGGCGCCCGCGAGGAACACCGCGAGCATGAGGGCGTGCAAGGGCCGAAGCCGGGCGGCGAGGCGGTCGTGGAGGGCCATGGTCATCGCACTCTCGGCGGCGGTAAAACTCCGTCGTCAGTTGTACTCCCGCCACCGATAGCCGCACTCCTTGCACTTGAAGAAGCGCGTCGGCGGCTCGTCGGCGGCGCCGGTCTGTTTGATCGTGTACCACGCGACGGTGTGCCCGCACTCGTCGCAGATCACGTCGTCGGAGGTCGGCTTCCCCTCGAAGTTTGCGCCCTCCTCGGTTTCGATCACGTCGTCGTCGGTCTGGGCCTCGGTGGAGACGAACTGCGCGGCCAGGTCCTCGTCGCGGTCGGCGGTCGCGCCGCACGAGGAGCACACCATTACCCCGTCCTCGGTGCGCATCATCGAGCCGCAGTCGTCACAGAACTGCATACCGCGTCCTACCCGGTCCGCACCGGTATGACTTACGCGTCGTCGGCGGCGGAGGTGTCGCCGTCGCTGCCGGTCGACGCCCCGCCGTCGCCGACGGAGTCGACGCTGGCGTCGCCGTCGCCGGAGTCGGCACTGGCGGCGACGGCAGCGAAGTCGGGCCTGCCCTCGGCGGTCACCATCGGGCACCCGCGGACGCGAAAGCGATCGCCGTCGACGACCTCGACGATGTCAGTGTCGTCGTG
This genomic stretch from Halobaculum roseum harbors:
- a CDS encoding transcription factor S, which encodes MQFCDDCGSMMRTEDGVMVCSSCGATADRDEDLAAQFVSTEAQTDDDVIETEEGANFEGKPTSDDVICDECGHTVAWYTIKQTGAADEPPTRFFKCKECGYRWREYN